Proteins encoded together in one Sphingomonas radiodurans window:
- a CDS encoding peptidylprolyl isomerase yields MLGFFRRIINSRLGVIISGLVLGIIALAFALGDVTGLQTSGLTGTSVASVGGAKVTERELTERVQSELQGAQQRNPNVDMAQFVAAGGVESVLDRMLNGLALEAYGEQQGMVVSRALVGSELRNIPALKGPTGNFDQAIYEQVLARNKLTDAQVQGDIARETMVQFLVRPQVGASQVPETLALPYASLLLERRAGQAAMIPTAGVPAGPAPTDAELQTWYGRNIARYSVPERRVVRYALVTPESVKARATPGEADIAKAYNGDKARWAARETRSVSLVTVLDQNAANALAGKVRGGTSVADAARAAGLEARTLAGQDKAALASATSQAVADAVFAAGANGVVGPVRGPIGFIVGKVDAVAQVPGQTLAEARGTLVEELTKTRTAEALNAIRDALEGGIGDNSNFAELVADQKLTAATTPALTTQGADPENPAYRPAPELAPLVQAAFQAEEGDDPQVVQTAADGSFALVALDRIVRAAPRPLAAVRAQVTADVIADRARRAARVAATKVLAAINKGTPVAQALAGSGVTGGKVERIVAARSQIKADPRGPNAALALLFSMKGGTAKMLEAPGGQGWMVIKLDQIAAGDAAKAPPVITATRRDLGQVVGAEYAQQFTEAVKAQLKVTRNADAIAKVKASLTGGSNP; encoded by the coding sequence ATGCTCGGTTTCTTCCGTCGGATCATCAATTCGCGCCTCGGCGTCATCATCTCCGGGCTGGTGCTCGGCATCATCGCGCTGGCGTTCGCGCTGGGCGACGTGACCGGGCTACAGACGAGCGGGCTCACCGGCACCTCGGTGGCGAGCGTCGGCGGTGCCAAGGTGACCGAGCGCGAGCTGACCGAGCGCGTACAGAGCGAGCTGCAGGGCGCGCAGCAGCGCAATCCCAACGTCGACATGGCGCAGTTCGTCGCCGCCGGCGGCGTGGAAAGCGTGCTCGACCGGATGCTCAATGGGCTCGCGCTGGAGGCCTATGGCGAGCAGCAGGGCATGGTGGTGAGCCGCGCGTTGGTGGGCAGCGAGCTGCGCAACATTCCCGCGCTGAAGGGGCCGACCGGCAATTTCGACCAGGCGATCTACGAACAGGTGCTGGCGCGCAACAAGCTGACCGACGCGCAGGTGCAGGGCGATATCGCGCGCGAGACGATGGTGCAGTTCCTCGTGCGGCCGCAAGTCGGCGCGAGCCAAGTGCCCGAGACGCTGGCGCTGCCCTATGCCTCGCTGCTGCTGGAGCGGCGCGCGGGGCAAGCGGCGATGATCCCGACCGCCGGCGTGCCGGCAGGGCCGGCACCGACCGATGCCGAGCTGCAAACCTGGTACGGCCGCAACATCGCGCGCTATTCGGTGCCCGAGCGGCGGGTGGTGCGCTATGCGCTGGTGACGCCCGAGAGCGTCAAGGCACGCGCGACGCCGGGTGAGGCGGACATCGCCAAGGCTTATAACGGCGACAAGGCGCGCTGGGCGGCGCGCGAGACGCGATCGGTGTCGCTGGTGACGGTGCTCGACCAGAATGCGGCGAACGCGCTGGCCGGTAAGGTGCGTGGCGGGACGTCGGTGGCGGACGCGGCGCGCGCTGCGGGGCTTGAGGCGCGCACGCTCGCAGGGCAGGATAAGGCGGCGCTGGCGAGCGCGACGTCGCAGGCGGTGGCCGATGCGGTGTTTGCGGCGGGCGCGAATGGCGTCGTCGGGCCGGTGCGTGGGCCGATCGGGTTCATCGTCGGCAAGGTGGATGCGGTCGCGCAGGTGCCGGGCCAGACGCTCGCCGAGGCACGCGGCACGCTGGTGGAGGAGCTGACCAAGACGCGGACGGCGGAGGCGCTGAACGCGATCCGCGACGCGCTGGAAGGCGGGATCGGTGACAACAGCAATTTCGCCGAGCTGGTGGCCGACCAGAAGCTGACCGCGGCGACGACGCCGGCGCTGACTACCCAAGGGGCCGATCCGGAGAACCCGGCGTACCGGCCGGCGCCGGAGCTGGCGCCGCTGGTCCAGGCCGCGTTCCAGGCCGAGGAAGGCGACGATCCGCAAGTGGTGCAGACCGCGGCGGACGGCAGCTTCGCGCTGGTGGCGCTCGACCGGATCGTGCGTGCAGCGCCGCGGCCGCTGGCGGCAGTGCGCGCGCAAGTGACCGCCGACGTGATCGCCGATCGTGCCCGGCGCGCGGCGCGGGTCGCGGCGACCAAGGTGCTGGCGGCGATCAACAAGGGCACGCCGGTGGCGCAGGCGCTCGCCGGCTCGGGTGTCACGGGCGGCAAGGTCGAGCGGATCGTTGCGGCGCGATCACAGATTAAAGCCGATCCGCGCGGGCCGAATGCGGCGCTGGCGCTGCTGTTCAGCATGAAGGGCGGCACGGCCAAGATGCTCGAAGCGCCGGGCGGCCAGGGCTGGATGGTGATCAAGCTGGATCAGATCGCGGCGGGCGATGCGGCCAAGGCGCCGCCGGTGATCACCGCGACGCGGCGGGATCTCGGCCAGGTGGTCGGCGCGGAATATGCGCAGCAATTCACCGAGGCGGTGAAGGCGCAGCTGAAGGTGACGCGCAATGCCGATGCGATTGCCAAGGTGAAGGCCAGCCTGACGGGTGGCTCCAATCCGTAA
- a CDS encoding cupin domain-containing protein yields MPQPLPPLRRIVTAIDESGQSYIAESGPSLATLELPGSPYRNANLWRTQAAPSPIEAPDTITQHKGVLPPTSGTVLRAIDFPPMAASREEQAALTAKVFAELYPDADHHADSTRSASMHTTDTIDYAIVLAGEIWAIMDRDEMLMKAGDILIQRGTAHGWENRSTEMARVAFVLIDATRGGGVMPDRTTACIEG; encoded by the coding sequence ATGCCCCAACCGTTGCCGCCACTACGCCGCATCGTCACCGCGATCGACGAATCCGGCCAATCCTACATCGCCGAATCCGGCCCAAGCCTAGCAACGCTGGAACTCCCCGGCAGCCCCTATCGCAACGCCAACCTCTGGCGCACGCAGGCCGCCCCCAGTCCGATCGAAGCCCCCGACACGATCACGCAGCACAAGGGCGTCCTCCCGCCCACATCAGGCACCGTCCTGCGCGCAATCGACTTCCCCCCGATGGCCGCCTCCCGCGAGGAACAGGCCGCGCTCACCGCCAAGGTCTTTGCCGAGCTATATCCCGACGCCGACCACCACGCCGATTCCACCCGCAGCGCCAGCATGCACACCACCGACACGATCGATTACGCGATCGTCCTCGCCGGCGAGATCTGGGCCATCATGGATCGCGACGAGATGCTGATGAAGGCCGGCGACATCCTGATCCAGCGCGGCACTGCCCACGGCTGGGAAAACCGCTCGACCGAGATGGCGCGGGTGGCGTTCGTGCTGATCGATGCCACGCGGGGTGGGGGGGTGATGCCTGATCGCACCACGGCCTGTATCGAAGGCTAG
- a CDS encoding tetratricopeptide repeat protein: MRLAWLFPLAVIAAAPAVAQVSIGPGYGSPGAPASALGVPANSALQPTPYFPGSTKRYFPVEAARKLILEGRYAEADRVLDHFYVRQTTAETNLLKGITSLKLGDADAARWRFLRAAKITRYRDPSALTGLAAAELSLGNEDAARDILGKLRSQQEKCGTGCARNESLSRAVSALERELD; this comes from the coding sequence ATGCGGTTGGCTTGGCTGTTTCCACTTGCAGTGATCGCTGCCGCACCTGCCGTGGCGCAGGTCTCGATCGGGCCGGGCTATGGCTCGCCCGGTGCTCCCGCCAGCGCACTCGGCGTTCCGGCCAACAGCGCGCTTCAGCCGACACCCTATTTTCCCGGCAGCACCAAGCGCTATTTTCCGGTAGAGGCGGCGCGCAAGTTAATCCTTGAGGGCCGATACGCCGAGGCGGACCGGGTGCTCGACCACTTCTATGTGCGGCAGACCACAGCAGAGACCAACCTGCTGAAAGGCATCACGTCATTGAAGCTGGGTGATGCGGATGCTGCACGGTGGCGGTTCCTGAGGGCCGCGAAGATCACACGATACCGTGATCCCAGCGCGCTTACTGGGTTGGCAGCGGCGGAACTCAGCCTCGGCAACGAAGACGCGGCACGCGACATCCTGGGCAAGCTGCGCAGCCAGCAGGAGAAGTGCGGCACGGGTTGTGCGCGGAACGAGTCTCTCAGCCGGGCAGTAAGCGCGCTGGAGCGCGAGTTGGACTGA
- the tpiA gene encoding triose-phosphate isomerase, whose amino-acid sequence MRRKFVAGNWKMNGSLAALAELEAIAAAIDPRVDVAVAVPATLIHAANARAGFPIGAQDVHAADSGAHTGCLSAPMIAEAGAAFAIVGHSERRQGQHETDADVKAKAEALHRHRLDAILCVGETLDQREAGQAEAVVTAQVLASLPEGAAGDWLAIAYEPIWAIGTGKVATVADVETMHAAICSALVEALGQEAADAIRLLYGGSVTAENAAGLLHAAEVDGALVGGASLTAAKFVPIIKAAAG is encoded by the coding sequence ATGCGGCGCAAGTTCGTGGCGGGCAACTGGAAGATGAACGGCAGCCTCGCGGCACTTGCCGAACTCGAAGCGATCGCCGCCGCGATCGATCCGCGCGTCGATGTCGCCGTGGCCGTTCCCGCGACGCTGATCCACGCCGCGAACGCGCGCGCGGGCTTCCCGATCGGCGCGCAGGACGTCCACGCCGCCGATAGCGGCGCGCACACCGGCTGCCTCTCCGCGCCGATGATCGCGGAAGCCGGCGCCGCCTTCGCGATCGTCGGCCATTCGGAACGCCGCCAGGGCCAGCACGAAACCGATGCGGACGTGAAGGCCAAGGCCGAAGCGCTCCACCGCCACCGCCTCGATGCGATCCTGTGCGTCGGCGAAACGCTCGACCAGCGCGAGGCTGGCCAGGCCGAAGCCGTCGTTACCGCGCAAGTCCTCGCCTCGCTCCCCGAAGGCGCCGCCGGCGACTGGCTTGCGATCGCCTACGAGCCGATCTGGGCGATCGGCACCGGCAAGGTCGCCACCGTCGCCGACGTCGAGACAATGCACGCCGCGATTTGCAGCGCGCTCGTCGAAGCGCTGGGCCAGGAAGCCGCCGACGCGATCCGCCTGTTGTACGGCGGGTCGGTCACCGCCGAGAACGCCGCCGGCCTCCTCCACGCCGCCGAAGTCGACGGCGCGCTGGTCGGCGGCGCCAGCCTTACCGCGGCGAAGTTTGTGCCGATCATAAAGGCAGCGGCAGGATAG